One segment of Thamnophis elegans isolate rThaEle1 chromosome 16, rThaEle1.pri, whole genome shotgun sequence DNA contains the following:
- the BRD3OS gene encoding putative uncharacterized protein BRD3OS, translated as MSARPPLAEKALSEGYGRLRYRDASLLIWQQQQRQLESRPPATYLSRSRSTWYAQYGNQAILVRDRSKLEGARDTGQSRFCALM; from the coding sequence ATGTCGGCGCGGCCGCCGCTGGCCGAGAAGGCGCTGTCCGAGGGTTACGGCCGCCTGCGCTACCGGGACGCCTCGTTGCTcatctggcagcagcagcagcggcaactGGAGAGCCGCCCGCCCGCCACCTATCTGAGCCGCAGCCGCAGCACCTGGTACGCCCAGTACGGCAACCAGGCCATCCTGGTGCGCGACCGGAGCAAGCTGGAGGGCGCCCGCGACACCGGCCAGTCCCGCTTCTGCGCCCTGATGTGA